In a genomic window of Streptomyces pristinaespiralis:
- the ribD gene encoding bifunctional diaminohydroxyphosphoribosylaminopyrimidine deaminase/5-amino-6-(5-phosphoribosylamino)uracil reductase RibD — protein MATAAEADAMRRAITLAARGLGSTSPNPVVGCVITDASGHVVGEGFHQRAGGPHAEIHALRAAGVLARGGTAYVTLEPCNHTGRTGPCAQALVEAGVARVVYAVADPNGEAAGGADTLRAAGIEVEQGLLAEEAAAGNAGWLTSVRLGRPHVTWKYAATLDGRVAAADGTSRWISSPESRADVHRLRAEADAVVVGSGTARADDPHLAVRGVAGATQPLRVVIDTEAVAVKPGARVLDDAAPTAVAVAEDVLPDATAHIADVWRLPRASGGGLDVAALLATLHTRGVRSVLLEGGPTLAGAFVAAGAVDRVIGYLAPVLLGAGPAALADAGITTITDALRLDVTETVRIGTDLRVTATVPKGA, from the coding sequence GTGGCCACCGCAGCCGAAGCAGACGCCATGCGTCGGGCGATCACGCTCGCCGCCCGCGGACTCGGCTCCACCAGCCCCAACCCGGTCGTCGGGTGCGTCATCACCGACGCCTCCGGACACGTGGTCGGCGAAGGTTTCCACCAGCGCGCCGGCGGACCGCACGCCGAGATCCACGCCCTGCGCGCCGCCGGCGTCCTCGCCCGCGGTGGCACCGCTTACGTCACGCTCGAGCCCTGCAACCACACCGGCCGTACCGGCCCCTGCGCGCAGGCACTCGTTGAGGCCGGGGTCGCCCGCGTCGTCTACGCGGTCGCCGACCCCAATGGCGAGGCCGCCGGAGGCGCCGACACCCTGCGCGCCGCGGGGATCGAGGTCGAACAGGGACTCCTCGCCGAAGAGGCGGCCGCGGGCAACGCCGGCTGGCTCACCTCCGTACGCCTCGGCCGCCCCCACGTCACCTGGAAGTACGCGGCGACGCTCGACGGCCGCGTCGCCGCCGCCGACGGCACCAGCCGCTGGATCAGCTCGCCCGAGTCCCGTGCCGACGTCCACCGGCTCCGCGCAGAGGCCGACGCCGTGGTCGTCGGCTCCGGCACCGCCCGCGCCGACGACCCGCACCTCGCCGTCCGCGGCGTCGCGGGCGCCACCCAGCCGCTCCGAGTCGTGATCGACACAGAGGCGGTCGCGGTGAAGCCGGGCGCCCGGGTCCTCGACGACGCCGCGCCCACCGCCGTCGCGGTGGCCGAGGACGTCCTGCCCGACGCGACCGCGCACATCGCGGACGTCTGGCGGCTGCCCCGCGCGTCCGGCGGAGGCCTGGACGTCGCCGCCCTGCTCGCCACGCTCCACACGCGCGGCGTGCGGTCCGTACTCCTCGAAGGCGGCCCGACGCTCGCCGGCGCCTTCGTCGCCGCCGGCGCCGTCGACCGCGTCATCGGCTATCTCGCCCCCGTACTTCTCGGCGCCGGCCCCGCCGCCCTCGCCGACGCCGGAATCACCACCATCACCGACGCGTTGCGGCTCGATGTCACAGAGACCGTCCGCATCGGAACCGACCTGCGCGTCACCGCCACCGTCCCCAAGGGAGCTTGA
- a CDS encoding hemolysin family protein, protein MIVPLLLLAAAFLLILANGFFVAAEFGLVTVERPDAERAAAEGDRRARRVVGALRELSFQLSGTQLGITITSLVVGMLAQPALAGLLGGPLTATGLPEGAVPGVAVVIGMLLASAVQMVIGELVPKNWAVSRPLQVARFVAGPQTAFSSAFRPVITLLNAAANRLVRLAGVEPADELASARTPVELMSLARHSARAGTLEQDTADLFVRTLSLGHLTAQHVMTPRVKVSALQSDATAADVLNLTRATGLSRFPVYRERIDEIVGMVHLKDALAVRAEERRRVGVERIAVAPLMVPETLPVQQLLEQLRSEQPIAVVVDEYGGTAGVVTLEDIIEELVGEVRDEHDAESDARPELAPVAPEDGRPAWEADGSCRVLTLRRIGLEVPDGPYETLAGLVADLLGRIPAPGDRAELPGWRLSVRQVDRYRAERVRLVRTAGTVTQAEAMTGATR, encoded by the coding sequence ATGATCGTCCCGCTTCTGCTGCTCGCCGCAGCATTCCTTCTCATCCTCGCCAACGGCTTCTTCGTGGCCGCCGAGTTCGGGCTCGTCACGGTGGAACGCCCGGACGCCGAACGCGCCGCGGCCGAGGGCGACCGCCGGGCCCGCCGCGTCGTCGGCGCGCTGCGCGAGCTGTCCTTCCAGCTCTCCGGCACCCAGCTCGGCATCACCATCACCTCGCTCGTCGTCGGTATGCTCGCGCAGCCCGCACTCGCCGGGCTGCTCGGCGGGCCCCTGACCGCGACCGGACTGCCCGAAGGGGCCGTGCCCGGGGTGGCGGTGGTCATCGGCATGCTGCTGGCGTCCGCCGTCCAGATGGTGATCGGCGAACTGGTCCCCAAGAACTGGGCGGTGTCCAGGCCGCTCCAGGTGGCGAGATTCGTGGCAGGCCCGCAGACCGCCTTCTCGTCCGCCTTCCGTCCTGTCATCACCCTGCTGAACGCCGCCGCCAACCGTCTTGTACGACTGGCGGGCGTGGAGCCGGCCGACGAGCTGGCCTCCGCGCGCACCCCGGTCGAGCTCATGTCCCTGGCCCGCCATTCGGCGCGGGCCGGCACGCTGGAACAGGACACCGCGGACCTCTTCGTACGCACCCTGTCGCTCGGTCACCTCACCGCGCAGCATGTGATGACCCCGCGGGTGAAGGTGAGCGCCCTCCAGTCCGACGCCACCGCGGCGGACGTCCTCAATCTCACCCGGGCCACGGGCCTTTCACGCTTCCCCGTCTACCGGGAGCGCATCGACGAGATCGTGGGCATGGTGCACCTCAAGGACGCCCTCGCCGTACGGGCGGAGGAACGCCGGAGGGTCGGCGTGGAACGGATCGCCGTCGCCCCGCTGATGGTGCCGGAGACCCTCCCGGTGCAGCAGCTGCTCGAACAGCTGCGCAGCGAACAGCCCATAGCCGTCGTCGTCGACGAGTACGGCGGCACGGCCGGTGTCGTCACCCTCGAGGACATCATCGAGGAACTGGTCGGCGAGGTCAGGGACGAGCACGACGCCGAGTCCGACGCCCGTCCTGAACTGGCGCCCGTCGCCCCGGAGGACGGACGGCCCGCGTGGGAGGCCGACGGCAGCTGCCGTGTGCTCACGCTCCGCCGGATAGGCCTCGAGGTGCCCGACGGTCCGTACGAGACCCTCGCCGGTCTCGTCGCCGACCTGCTGGGGCGCATCCCCGCCCCCGGCGACCGCGCCGAACTCCCCGGCTGGCGGCTGTCCGTACGCCAGGTCGACCGCTATCGCGCCGAACGCGTCCGCCTGGTGCGCACCGCCGGCACGGTCACGCAGGCGGAGGCCATGACGGGGGCCACCCGGTGA
- a CDS encoding nicotinamide mononucleotide transporter family protein: MDWLNGEAFTAFEQQIKWSDMIGNTVGLIALALGWRRSIWTWPAQFLSGVILFAAFATSHLTGSAGKQVVVMAVAAWGYWQWTRGRKQAQDGSIAVRFATWRERAYLFGGAVLGTAAVGGLFTLYPSLSWDPWPDAYIFVGTLVAMIAQARGMVEFWFAWLLVDLVGVPLNFANGFAFSGFVYILYGALVLWGLRDWWLRSRTNGRPALEGAAA, translated from the coding sequence ATCGACTGGCTGAACGGCGAGGCCTTCACGGCCTTCGAACAGCAGATCAAGTGGTCGGACATGATCGGCAACACCGTCGGCCTGATCGCCCTCGCCCTCGGCTGGCGGCGCTCGATATGGACCTGGCCCGCCCAGTTCCTCTCCGGCGTCATCCTCTTCGCCGCCTTCGCCACGTCCCACCTCACCGGCAGCGCCGGCAAGCAGGTCGTGGTCATGGCCGTGGCGGCATGGGGCTACTGGCAGTGGACCCGCGGGCGGAAGCAGGCGCAGGACGGCTCGATCGCCGTCCGGTTCGCGACCTGGCGCGAGCGTGCCTACCTGTTCGGCGGCGCGGTGCTCGGCACCGCGGCCGTCGGCGGGCTGTTCACCCTGTACCCGTCGCTGTCCTGGGACCCGTGGCCCGACGCGTACATCTTCGTCGGCACCCTCGTGGCGATGATCGCCCAGGCCCGCGGCATGGTCGAGTTCTGGTTCGCCTGGCTGCTCGTCGACCTGGTCGGCGTCCCGCTCAACTTCGCCAACGGCTTCGCCTTCTCCGGCTTCGTCTACATCCTCTACGGCGCGCTCGTCCTGTGGGGCCTGCGCGACTGGTGGCTGCGCTCGCGGACGAACGGCCGGCCCGCACTGGAAGGAGCGGCAGCATGA
- a CDS encoding riboflavin synthase translates to MFTGIVEELGEVTAVEDLGDASRFRLRGPLVTEDAKHGDSIAVNGVCLTVVETGDGEFTADVMAETLKRSSLGVLRAGSRVNLERPTAVGARLGGHIVQGHVDGTGTVVERTPSENWEIVKISLPSGLARYVVEKGSITVDGVSLTVVDAGTDHFTISLIPTTLALTTLGIKQPGDPVNLEVDIIAKYVERLLGTQAEESAE, encoded by the coding sequence GTGTTCACCGGAATCGTCGAAGAGCTGGGCGAGGTCACCGCCGTCGAGGACCTCGGCGACGCGTCCCGCTTCCGTCTGCGCGGCCCGCTCGTCACCGAGGACGCGAAGCACGGAGACTCCATCGCCGTCAACGGCGTCTGCCTGACCGTCGTCGAGACCGGCGACGGTGAGTTCACCGCCGACGTGATGGCCGAGACGCTCAAACGCTCGAGCCTCGGTGTGCTCCGGGCCGGTTCCCGCGTCAACCTCGAGCGGCCGACCGCGGTCGGCGCCCGTCTCGGCGGCCACATCGTCCAGGGCCATGTGGACGGCACCGGCACCGTCGTCGAGCGCACACCGTCGGAGAACTGGGAGATCGTCAAGATCTCGCTGCCCTCCGGTCTCGCTCGATACGTTGTCGAGAAGGGCTCGATCACGGTTGACGGTGTGAGCCTTACCGTGGTCGACGCGGGCACCGACCACTTCACGATCAGCCTCATCCCCACCACCCTCGCCCTGACCACGCTCGGGATCAAGCAGCCCGGCGACCCGGTCAACCTCGAGGTGGACATCATCGCCAAGTACGTCGAGCGGCTGCTCGGCACGCAGGCCGAGGAGAGTGCCGAGTGA
- a CDS encoding PH domain-containing protein, producing the protein MSAPAPAPRPPALPVTFRPTRTRIVLLTVGVAMFAAVTTVTLLLDKLSPPEQVSFIFTALLFLAVLALLSRPKVVADEDGVTVVNLTRTRRLAWAEILRVNLRAGDPWVFLDLSDGTSLPVLGIQPGIARARAVDDARALRALAETRGTRPEQPGGTRPDQH; encoded by the coding sequence ATGTCCGCACCTGCTCCGGCGCCCCGGCCGCCCGCGCTCCCGGTCACCTTCAGGCCGACCCGTACCCGGATCGTCCTGCTGACCGTGGGCGTGGCCATGTTCGCCGCCGTCACCACCGTCACGCTGCTCCTCGACAAGCTCAGCCCGCCCGAGCAGGTCAGCTTCATCTTCACGGCCCTGCTCTTCCTCGCGGTGCTCGCCCTGCTGAGCCGGCCGAAGGTCGTCGCCGACGAAGACGGTGTCACCGTCGTCAACCTCACGCGTACGCGACGGCTGGCATGGGCGGAGATCCTGCGGGTGAATCTGCGCGCCGGCGACCCCTGGGTCTTCCTCGACCTCAGCGACGGCACCAGCCTGCCGGTGCTGGGCATCCAGCCCGGTATCGCCAGGGCGCGCGCCGTCGACGACGCCCGCGCCCTGCGGGCCCTCGCCGAGACCCGGGGGACCCGGCCGGAGCAACCGGGCGGCACCCGCCCGGACCAACACTGA
- the ribH gene encoding 6,7-dimethyl-8-ribityllumazine synthase: MSGKGAPELSVRNCGDLRVAVIAAQWHEKVMDGLVDGALRALHELGIDEPTLLRVPGSFELPVVAKVLAGRGYDAIVALGVVIRGGTPHFEYVCQGVTQGLTQVSVDTGVPIGFGVLTCDTEEQALDRAGIEGSNEDKGHEAVTAAVATATILRSVSEPWR; this comes from the coding sequence ATGAGCGGCAAGGGTGCGCCCGAACTGTCCGTCCGCAACTGCGGAGACCTGCGGGTCGCGGTGATCGCGGCCCAGTGGCACGAGAAGGTCATGGACGGCCTCGTCGACGGCGCGCTGCGCGCACTGCACGAGCTCGGCATCGACGAGCCGACGCTGCTGCGCGTCCCGGGCAGCTTCGAGCTGCCGGTGGTGGCCAAGGTGCTCGCCGGCCGCGGCTACGACGCGATCGTCGCCCTCGGCGTCGTCATCCGCGGCGGCACGCCGCACTTCGAGTACGTGTGCCAGGGCGTCACCCAGGGCCTGACCCAGGTCTCCGTCGACACGGGCGTCCCCATCGGCTTCGGCGTGCTGACCTGTGACACCGAGGAGCAGGCCCTGGACCGGGCAGGCATCGAGGGCTCGAACGAGGACAAGGGGCACGAGGCGGTCACGGCGGCGGTCGCCACCGCGACCATCCTGCGTTCAGTATCCGAACCCTGGCGCTGA
- the hisG gene encoding ATP phosphoribosyltransferase, whose protein sequence is MLRIAVPNKGSLSGPASAMLHEAGYQQRKESKELVLVDPENEVEFFYLRPRDIAIYVSSGKLDIGITGRDLLLDSGADAEEILQLGFARSTFRYATKPGTAAGVEDFGGMTIATSYEGIVAAHLAESGIDASVVHLDGAVETAIELGVAQVIADVVETGTSLRNAGLEVIGKPIMTSEAVVIRRTGADGEDPKVQQFLRRLQGVLVARSYVMMDYDCRVEHLEQAVALTPGLESPTISPLHHEGWVAVRSMVAAKEAQRIMDDLYALGARAILTTAIHACRL, encoded by the coding sequence ATGCTGCGCATCGCCGTCCCCAACAAGGGTTCACTGTCCGGACCTGCGTCGGCGATGCTCCATGAGGCCGGCTACCAGCAGCGCAAGGAGTCCAAGGAGCTCGTCCTCGTCGACCCCGAGAACGAGGTCGAGTTCTTCTACCTGCGCCCGCGTGACATCGCGATCTACGTCAGCTCGGGCAAGCTCGACATCGGCATCACCGGCCGTGACCTGCTGCTCGACTCCGGCGCCGACGCCGAGGAGATCCTCCAGCTCGGCTTCGCCCGTTCCACGTTCCGCTACGCCACCAAGCCGGGCACGGCGGCCGGCGTCGAGGACTTCGGGGGCATGACGATCGCCACCTCCTACGAGGGCATCGTCGCCGCCCACCTCGCGGAGAGCGGCATCGACGCCTCCGTGGTCCACCTCGACGGTGCCGTCGAGACCGCCATCGAGCTCGGCGTCGCCCAGGTCATCGCCGATGTCGTCGAGACCGGCACCAGCCTGCGCAACGCGGGACTCGAGGTCATCGGCAAGCCGATCATGACCTCGGAGGCCGTCGTCATCCGCCGCACCGGCGCGGACGGCGAGGACCCGAAGGTGCAGCAGTTCCTGCGCCGCCTCCAGGGCGTCCTGGTCGCCCGCAGCTACGTGATGATGGACTACGACTGCCGGGTCGAGCACCTGGAGCAGGCCGTCGCCCTGACTCCCGGCCTCGAGTCGCCGACGATCTCCCCGCTGCACCACGAGGGCTGGGTCGCCGTGCGCTCCATGGTCGCGGCCAAGGAGGCCCAGCGGATCATGGACGACCTGTACGCGCTCGGCGCGCGGGCCATCCTCACCACGGCCATCCACGCCTGCCGCCTCTGA
- a CDS encoding phosphoribosyl-ATP diphosphatase, with product MSNKTFEELFAELQQKAAEGDPATSRTAELVGKGVHAIGKKVVEEAAEVWMAAEYEGKEAAAEEISQLLYHVQVMMVARGISLDDVYAHL from the coding sequence ATGTCCAATAAGACGTTCGAGGAGCTCTTCGCCGAGCTCCAGCAGAAGGCCGCCGAGGGCGACCCCGCCACCTCCCGCACCGCCGAGCTGGTCGGCAAGGGCGTCCATGCCATCGGCAAGAAGGTCGTCGAGGAGGCCGCCGAGGTGTGGATGGCCGCCGAGTACGAGGGCAAGGAAGCCGCCGCCGAGGAGATCTCGCAACTGCTGTACCACGTCCAGGTGATGATGGTCGCGCGCGGGATCTCCCTCGACGACGTCTACGCCCACCTCTGA
- a CDS encoding bifunctional 3,4-dihydroxy-2-butanone-4-phosphate synthase/GTP cyclohydrolase II: protein MSARPSPPTTLPEALRAAPRSPAWFAADGIEDLSLDPVEQAVRDIAAGRPVVVVDDEDRENEGDLVIAAEKATPEVVAFMMSECRGLICAPMEGDELERLELPQMVGHNTESMQTAFTVSVDAGPAYGVTTGISAADRAVTLQLLAGGQAGPADFVRPGHVFPLRAKPGGVLTRPGHTEAAVDLARLAGLRPAGAIVEIAGEDGVMLRLPELVPFARKHGLTIISIEDLIAYRRSEEPTVKREAEVHLPTAAGEFTAYGYRSTVDGVEHVALVHGDIGDGEDVLVRVHSECLTGDIFHSLRCDCGPQLNASMESITRAGRGVVVYLRGHEGRGIGLLSKLRAYELQERGRDTLDANLELGLPADARDYAAGAQILADLGVRSVRLMTNNPDKSTALVRHGITVLGREPMPVQAGEHNLTYLRTKRDRMGHDLPWLDAVPATTCGNQ, encoded by the coding sequence ATGAGTGCCCGCCCGTCACCCCCCACCACCCTCCCCGAGGCACTTCGGGCCGCCCCCCGCAGCCCGGCCTGGTTCGCCGCCGACGGCATCGAGGACCTCTCCCTCGACCCGGTCGAGCAGGCCGTACGCGACATCGCGGCGGGCCGGCCCGTCGTCGTCGTCGACGACGAGGACCGCGAGAACGAGGGCGACCTCGTCATCGCCGCCGAGAAGGCCACGCCCGAGGTCGTCGCCTTCATGATGAGCGAGTGCCGGGGCCTGATCTGCGCGCCCATGGAGGGCGACGAGCTGGAGCGGCTCGAACTGCCCCAGATGGTCGGCCACAACACCGAGTCGATGCAGACCGCCTTCACCGTCTCCGTCGACGCGGGCCCCGCCTACGGGGTGACCACCGGCATCTCCGCCGCCGACCGCGCCGTCACCCTCCAGTTGCTGGCCGGCGGACAGGCCGGCCCCGCCGACTTCGTACGCCCCGGCCACGTCTTCCCGCTCCGCGCCAAGCCCGGCGGCGTCCTCACCCGCCCCGGCCACACCGAGGCCGCCGTGGACCTCGCCCGCCTCGCGGGCCTGCGCCCCGCCGGTGCGATCGTCGAGATCGCCGGCGAGGACGGCGTGATGCTGCGGCTGCCCGAGCTCGTCCCGTTCGCCCGCAAGCACGGACTGACGATCATCTCCATCGAGGACCTGATCGCCTACCGCCGCAGCGAGGAGCCCACGGTCAAGCGCGAGGCCGAGGTGCATCTGCCCACCGCGGCCGGTGAGTTCACCGCGTACGGATACCGCTCCACCGTCGACGGCGTCGAGCACGTCGCCCTGGTGCACGGCGACATCGGCGACGGCGAAGACGTCCTCGTGCGCGTGCACTCCGAGTGCCTCACCGGCGACATCTTCCACTCGCTGCGCTGCGACTGCGGTCCCCAGCTCAACGCCTCGATGGAGAGCATCACACGGGCCGGGCGGGGCGTCGTCGTCTATCTGCGCGGGCACGAGGGCCGCGGCATCGGGCTGCTGTCCAAGCTGCGCGCGTACGAACTCCAGGAGCGCGGGAGGGACACGCTCGACGCCAACCTCGAGCTCGGCCTGCCCGCCGACGCCCGCGACTACGCGGCCGGCGCCCAGATCCTCGCCGACCTCGGCGTGCGCAGCGTGCGGCTGATGACCAACAACCCGGACAAGTCGACCGCGCTCGTGAGGCACGGGATCACCGTCCTCGGACGCGAACCGATGCCCGTCCAGGCGGGCGAGCACAACCTGACCTATCTGCGCACCAAGCGCGACCGGATGGGTCACGATCTGCCCTGGCTCGACGCGGTCCCCGCGACGACCTGCGGCAACCAGTAG